Part of the Numida meleagris isolate 19003 breed g44 Domestic line unplaced genomic scaffold, NumMel1.0 unplaced_Scaffold534, whole genome shotgun sequence genome, ggagcccTAGAGGTCAACGATGGgttggttgggttggaaggagcccTAGAGGTtaaccatgggatggttggattggaaggggcCCTAGAGCTCCACCATGGgttggttgggttggaaggagtCCTAGACGTTAACCATGGgttggttgggttggaaggagcccTAGAGGTtaaccatgggatggttggattggaaggaNCTAGAGGTCAACCATGGgatggttgagttggaaggagccCTAGAGGTtaaccatgggatggttgggttcAAGGAGCCCTAGAGTTCCACCATGGgttggttgggttggaaggagcccTAGAGGTCAACGATgggatggttggattggaaggagCCCTAGAGATCAACCATGGGATGGCTGGGTTAGAAGGAACTCTAGAGGTCCACCATGGattggttgggttggaaggagcccTAGAGCTCAACCATGGCATGATTGGGGAGGAAGGAACTCTAGAAGTCAACCATGGgttggttgggttggaaggagcccTAGAGGTCAACCTTAGAGCCAGAAGACCCGAggagtggtttgggttgaagGCCCCTGTCCCTGTTTGCTGCTGGGGGTTGGACCTTGGGGGTCCCTCCTAACCCTTCGCATCCCACGTGCCACCCGCAGGACGCGCTGCGCAGCTCGGGCAGCGACGGGATGGGGCAGATCTCGTTGGAGTTCTACCAGAAGAAGAAGTCGCGTTGGCCCTTCTCGGACGAGTGCATCCCCTGGGAGCTGTGGACCATCAAAGTGAACGTGGTGAACCTGGCCAACGAGCAGGAGCGGCAGATCTGCCGCGAGAAGGTGGGCGAGAAGCTGTGCGAGAAGATCATCAACATCGTGGAGGTGATGAACCGTCACGAGTACCTACCCAAGATGCCCACGCAGTCCGAGGTGGACAACGTCTTCGACACCAGCCTGAAGGACGTGCAGCCCTACCTGTACAAGATCTCCTACCAGATCACCGACACCCTGGGCACCTCGGTCACCACCACCATGCGACGCCTCATCAAGGACACGTTGGCGCTGTAGGACCCACGGCGGTGGGGCGCGTCCCCTTCGGGCACCCTGCGACTTTTGGGGCTCTTCCAGAAGCTCTTTGGGATCCTCCATCCAGCCTTCCTCTCTGCCTCTGCGAGCAGCTGGGCCGGGCCCGCCCCATAATTGTGGGGTGCTGCTGGCGTGGGGCGAGGGCCCCCACGGCGCTCGCCCGTCCCAAGGAACCGGCTCGGCAGCCCCCGAGGGTGGGTGAGTGGTTGGCGTGCCCTGCCCCAcgccctgccccacatcctgccttcctctggggcagaaataaattatttccccCTTCCCATCACGTCCCGACATCtgtggggtggagggggggggagcGAAGAAGGGAGCCTGGCGGTTTCCCTTTGCCATACGGGAGGCAGGGAGCGGGCAGTGGCCCTGTGGGGTGGGGGCTGACCCCCCCGGTTGGGTTCAGCCCCCCAAGCTGTTCCGACCCCCCCTCCCCAGGCCGGGTTCAGCCCCCCAGGTCGGATTCAGCCCCCCAGGCCGAGCTCTTTGCTGCTTTCCCACATGGGAAGGGAGGAGCGNNNNNNNNNNNNNNNNNNNNNNNNNNNNNNNNNNNNNNNNNNNNNNNNNNNNNNNNNNNNNNNNNNNNNNNNNNNNNNNNNNNNNNNNNNNNNNNNNNNNNNNNNNNNNNNNNNNNNNNNNNNNNNNNNNNNNNNNNNNNNNNNNNNNNNNNNNNNNNNNNNNNNNNNNNNNNNNNNNNNNNNNNNNNNNNNNNNNNNNNNNNNNNNNNNNNNNNNNNNNNNNNNNNNNNNNNNNNNNNNNNNNNNNNNNNNNNNNNNNNNNNNNNNNNNNNNNNNNNNNNNNNNNNNNNNNNNNNNNNNNNNNNNNNNNNNNNNNNNNNNNNNNNNNNNNNNNNNNNNNNNNNNNNNNNNNNNNNNNNNNNNNNNNNNNNNNNNNNNNNNNNNNNNNNNNNNNNNNNNNNNNNNNNNNNNNNNNNNNNNNNNNNNNNNNNNNNNNNNNNNNNNNNNNNNNNNNNNNNNNNNNNNNNNNNNNNNNNNNNNNNNNNNNNNNNNNNNNNNNNNNNNNNNNNNNNNNNNNNNNNNNNNNNNNNNNNNNNNNNNNNNNNNNNNNNNNNNNNNNNNNNNNNNNNNNNNNNNNNNNNNNNNNNNNNNNNNNNNNNNNNNNNNNNNNNNNNNNNNNNNNNNNNNNNNNNNNNNNNNNNNNNNNNNNNNNNNNNNNNNNNNNNNNNNNNNNNNNNNNNNNNNNNNNNNNNNNNNNNNNNNNNNNNNNNNNNNNNNNNNNNNNNNNNNNNNNNNNNNNNNNNNNNNNNNNNNNNNNNNNNNNNNNNNNNNNNNNNNNNNNNNNNNNNNNNNNNNNNNNNNNNNNNNNNNNNNNNNNNNNNNNNNNNNNNNNNNNNNNNNNNNNNNNNNNNNNNNNNNNNNNNNNNNNNNNNNNNNNNNNNNNNNNNNNNNNNNNNNNNNNNNNNNNNNNNNNNNNNNNNNNNNNNNNNNNNNNNNNNNNNNNNNNNNNNNNNNNNNNNNNNNNNNNNNNNNNNNNNNNNNNNNNNNNNNNNNNNNNNNNNNNNNNNNNNNNNNNNNNNNNNNNNNNNNNNNNNNNNNNNNNNNNNNNNNNNNNNNNNNNNNNNNNNNNNNNNNNNNNNNNNNNNNNNNNNNNNNNNNNNNNNNNNNNNNNNNNNNNNNNNNNNNNNNNNNNNNNNNNNNNNNNNNNNNNNNNNNNNNNNNNNNNNNNNNNNNNNNNNNNNNNNNNNNNNNNNNNNNNNNNNNNNNNNNNNNNNNNNNNNNNNNNNNNNNNNNNNNNNNNNNNNNNNNNNNNNNNNNNNNNNNNNNNNNNNNNNNNNNNNNNNNNNNNNNNNNNNNNNNNNNNNNNNNNNNNNNNNNNNNNNNNNNNNNNNNNNNNNNNNNNNNNNNNNNNNNNNNNNNNNNNNNNNNNNNNNNNNNNNNNNNNNNNNNNNNNNNNNNNNNNNNNNNNNNNNNNNNNNNNNNNNNNNNNNNNNNNNNNNNNNNNNNNNNNNNNNNNNNNNNNNNNNNNNNNNNNNNNNNNNNNNNNNNNNNNNNNNNNNNNNNNNNNNNNNNNNNNNNNNNNNNNNNNNNNNNNNNNNNNNNNNNNNNNNNNNNNNNNNNNNNNNNNNNNNNNNNNNNNNNNNNNNNNNNNNNNNNNNNNNNNNNNNNNNNNNNNNNNNNNNNNNNNNNNNNNNNNNNNNNNNNNNNNNNNNNNNNNNNNNNNNNNNNNNNNNNNNNNNNNNNNNNNNNNNNNNNNNNNNNNNNNNNNNNNNNNNNNNNNNNNNNNNNNNNNNNNNNNNNNNNNNNNNNNNNNNNNNNNNNNNNNNNNNNNNNNNNNNNNNNNNNNNNNNNNNNNNNNNNNNNNNNNNNNNNNNNNNNNNNNNNNNNNNNNNNNNNNNNNNNNNNNNNNNNNNNNNNNNNNNNNNNNNNNNNNNNNNNNNNNNNNNNNNNNNNNNNNNNNNNNNNNNNNNNNNNNNNNNNNNNNNNNNNNNNNNNNNNNNNNNNNNNNNNNNNNNNNNNNNNNNNNNNNNNNNNNNNNNNNNNNNNNNNNNNNNNNNNNNNNNNNNNNNNNNNNNNNNNNNNNNNNNNNNNNNNNNNNNNNNNNNNNNNNNNNNNNNNNNNNNNNNNNNNNNNNNNNNNNNNNNNNNNNNNNNNNNNNNNNNNNNNNNNNNNNNNNNNNNNNNNNNNNNNNNNNNNNNNNNNNNNNNNNNNNNNNNNNNNNNNNNNNNNNNNNNNNNNNNNNNNNNNNNNNNNNNNNNNNNNNNNNNNNNNNNNNNNNNNNNNNNNNNNNNNNNNNNNNNNNNNNNNNNNNNNNNNNNNNNNNNNNNNNNNNNNNNNNNNNNNNNNNNNNNNNNNNNNNNNNNNNNNNNNNNNNNNNNNNNNNNNNNNNNNNNNNNNNNNNNNNNNNNNNNNNNNNNNNNNNNNNNNNNNNNNNNNNNNNNNNNNNNNNNNNNNNNNNNNNNNNNNNNNNNNNNNNNNNNNNNNNNNNNNNNNNNNNNNNNNNNNNNNNNNNNNNNNNNNNNNNNNNNNNNNNNNNNNNNNNNNNNNNNNNNNNNNNNNNNNNNNNNNNNNNNNNNNNNNNNNNNNNNNNNNNNNNNNNNNNNNNNNNNNNNNNNNNNNNNNNNNNNNNNNNNNNNNNNNNNNNNNNNNNNNNNNNNNNNNNNNNNNNNNNNNNNNNNNNNNNNNNNNNNNNNNNNNNNNNNNNNNNNNNNNNNNNNNNNNNNNNNNNNNNNNNNNNNNNNNNNNNNNNNNNNNNNNNNNNNNNNNNNNNNNNNNNNNNNNNNNNNNNNNNNNNNNNNNNNNNNNNNNNNNNNNNNNNNNNNNNNNNNNNNNNNNNNNNNNNNNNNNNNNNNNNNNNNNNNNNNNNNNNNNNNNNNNNNNNNNNNNNNNNNNNNNNNNNNNNNNNNNNNNNNNNNNNNNNNNNNNNNNNNNNNNNNNNNNNNNNNNNNNNNNNNNNNNNNNNNNNNNNNNNNNNNNNNNNNNNNNNNNNNNNNNNNNNNNNNNNNNNNNNNNNNNNNNNNNNNNNNNNNNNNNNNNNNNNNNNNNNNNNNNNNNNNNNNNNNNNNNNNNNNNNNNNNNNNNNNNNNNNNNNNNNNNNNNNNNNNNNNNNNNNNNNNNNNNNNNNNNNNNNNNNNNNNNNNNNNNNNNNNNNNNNNNNNNNNNNNNNNNNNNNNNNNNNNNNNNNNNNNNNNNNNNNNNNNNNNNNNNNNNNNNNNNNNNNNNNNNNNNNNNNNNNNNNNNNNNNNNNNNNNNNNNNNNNNNNNNNNNNNNNNNNNNNNNNNNNNNNNNNNNNNNNNNNNNNNNNNNNNNNNNNNNNNNNNNNNNNNNNNNNNNNNNNNNNNNNNNNNNNNNNNNNNNNNNNNNNNNNNNNNNNNNNNNNNNNNNNNNNNNNNNNNNNNNNNNNNNNNNNNNNNNNNNNNNNNNNNNNNNNNNNNNNNNNNNNNNNNNNNNNNNNNNNNNNNNNNNNNNNNNNNNNNNNNNNNNNNNNNNNNNNNNNNNNNNNNNNNNNNNNNNNNNNNNNNNNNNNNNNNNNNNNNNNNNNNNNNNNNNNNNNNNNNNNNNNNNNNNNNNNNNNNNNNNNNNNNNNNNNNNNNNNNNNNNNNNNNNNNNNNNNNNNNNNNNNNNNNNNNNNNNNNNNNNNNNNNNNNNNNNNNNNNNNNNNNNNNNNNNNNNNNNNNNNNNNNNNNNNNNNNNNNNNNNNNNNNNNNNNNNNNNNNNNNNNNNNNNNNNNNNNNNNNNNNNNNNNNNNNNNNNNNNNNNNNNNNNNNNNNNNNNNNNNNNNNNNNNNNNNNNNNNNNNNNNNNNNNNNNNNNNNNNNNNNNNNNNNNNNNNNNNNNNNNNNNNNNNNNNNNNNNNNNNNNNNNNNNNNNNNNNNNNNNNNNNNNNNNNNNNNNNNNNNNNNNNNNNNNNNNNNNNNNNNNNNNNNNNNNNNNNNNNNNNNNNNNNNNNNNNNNNNNNNNNNNNNNNNNNNNNNNNNNNNNNNNNNNNNNNNNNNNNNNNNNNNNNNNNNNNNNNNNNNNNNNNNNNNNNNNNNNNNNNNNNNNNNNNNNNNNNNNNNNNNNNNNNNNNNNNNNNNNNNNNNNNNNNNNNNNNNNNNNNNNNNNNNNNNNNNNNNNNNNNNNNNNNNNNNNNNNNNNNNNNNNNNNNNNNNNNNNNNNNNNNNNNNNNNNNNNNNNNNNNNNNNNNNNNNNNNNNNNNNNNNNNNNNNNNNNNNNNNNNNNNNNNNNNNNNNNNNNNNNNNNNNNNNNNNNNNNNNNNNNNNNNNNNNNNNNNNNNNNNNNNNNNNNNNNNNNNNNNNNNNNNNNNNNNNNNNNNNNNNNNNNNNNNNNNNNNNNNNNNNNNNNNNNNNNNNNNNNNNNNNNNNNNNNNNNNNNNNNNNNNNNNNNNNNNNNNNNNNNNNNNNNNNNNNNNNNNNNNNNNNNNNNNNNNNNNNNNNNNNNNNNNNNNNNNNNNNNNNNNNNNNNNNNNNNNNNNNNNNNNNNNNNNNNNNNNNNNNNNNNNNNNNNNNNNNNNNNNNNNNNNNNNNNNNNNNNNNNNNNNNNNNNNNNNNNNNNNNNNNNNNNNNNNNNNNNNNNNNNNNNNNNNNNNNNNNNNNNNNNNNNNNNNNNNNNNNNNNNNNNNNNNNNNNNNNNNNNNNNNNNNNNNNNNNNNNNNNNNNNNNNNNNNNNNNNNNNNNNNNNNNNNNNNNNNNNNNNNNNNNNNNNNNNNNNNNNNNNNNNNNNNNNNNNNNNNNNNNNNNNNNNNNNNNNNNNNNNNNNNNNNNNNNNNNNNNNNNNNNNNNNNNNNNNNNNNNNNNNNNNNNNNNNNNNNNNNNNNNNNNNNNNNNNNNNNNNNNNNNNNNNNNNNNNNNNNNNNNNNNNNNNNNNNNNNNNNNNNNNNNNNNNNNNNNNNNNNNNNNNNNNNNNNNNNNNNNNNNNNNNNNNNNNNNNNNNNNNNNNNNNNNNNNNNNNNNNNNNNNNNNNNNNNNNNNNNNNNNNNNNNNNNNNNNNNNNNNNNNNNNNNNNNNNNNNNNNNNNNNNNNNNNNNNNNNNNNNNNNNNNNNNNNNNNNNNNNNNNNNNNNNNNNNNNNNNNNNNNNNNNNNNNNNNNNNNNNNNNNNNNNNNNNNNNNNNNNNNNNNNNNNNNNNNNNNNNNNNNNNNNNNNNNNNNNNNNNNNNNNNNNNNNNNNNNNNNNNNNNNNNNNNNNNNNNNNNNNNNNNNNNNNNNNNNNNNNNNNNNNNNNNNNNNNNNNNNNNNNNNNNNNNNNNNNNNNNNNNNNNNNNNNNNNNNNNNNNNNNNNNNNNNNNNNNNNNNNNNNNNNNNNNNNNNNNNNNNNNNNNNNNNNNNNNNNNNNNNNNGCCGTGCAAACGGAGCTTGCAGAGCAAAGCATGCACCAGGGGCGTGTGCAGCAGGGTGTGCTCAAGCAGCGTGCAAAGCAGTGCGTGAGGATGCAAAGCAAGGCATGCAACAGGGCTCGCATGAGGAGCGTGCAAAGCGGGCAACGCACAAGGAGCTCGCAAAGCAAAGCATCCAGGATAAGGTGTGCACGAGGGGCAACGCAAAGCAAAGTGCACTCAAGCACGGAGCGTGCAAAGTAATGCATGAGGATGCAACGCAAGGTGTGCACAAGGAATGTGCAAAGCAATGCACACATGACAAGGCATGCTTGAGGGGCACACAAAGCAGGGCGTGCTCAAGAAGCACGCAAAGCAAAGCATGAGGACGATGCAAAGCAAGGCATGCATGCAAAGCAATGCATAAGGACGATGGAAAGCAAGGCATGCATGCAAAGCAATGCATGAGGACGATGCAAAGCAAGACATGCCCACAGAGTAAGGCGTGAGGACGATGCAAAGCAAGGCATGCACGCAAAGCAAGGTGTGAGGATGATACGAAGAAAGGCATGCATGCAAAGCAAGGCATGCATGCAAAGCAGTGCATGAGGACAACGCAAAGCAAGGCATGCACGCAAAGCAAGGCGTGAGGACGATGCAAAGCAAGGCATACAGGCAAAGCAAGGCACAAGGACAATGCAAAGCAAGGCATGCAAGCAAAGCAAGGCATGGATGCAAAGCAAGGCATGCACGCAAAGCAAGGCATGAGGACGATGCAAAGCAAGGCATGCACACGAAGCAAGGCATGAGGATGATGCAAAGCAAGGCATGCACGCAAAGCAAGGCATGCACGCAAAGCAAGGCATGCACGCAAAGCAAGACACAAGGACAATGCAAAGCAAGGCATGCAAGCAAAGCAAGGCATGGATGCAAAGCAAGGCATGCACGCAAAGCAATGCATGAGGACGATGCAAAGCAATGTATGCACGCAAAGCAAGGTGTGAGCATGATGCAAAGCAAAGCATACAGGCAAAGCAAGGCACAAGGACAATGCAAAGCAAGGCACGCAAGCAAAGCAAGGCATGGATGCAAAGCAAGGCATGCCCGCAAAGCAAGGCACAAGGATGATGCAAAGCAATGCATGAGGACGATGCAAAGCAAGGCATGCAAGCAAAGCACGGCTTGCACGCAAAGCAAAGCATGAGGATGATGCAAAGCAAGGCATACAGGCAAAGCAAGGCACAAGGACAATGCAAAGCAAGGCATGCAAGCAAAGCAAGGCATGCAAGCAAAGCAAGGCATGCACGCAAAGCAAAGCGTGAGGACGATGCAAAGCAAGGCATGCAAGCAAAGCAAGTCTGAGGGCGACGCAGAGCAGAGCATGCAGCAGGAGCTCACAGAGCAGNNNNGCGCTCAGGAAGCATGCAAAGTAATGCATGAGGAGAATGCAGAGCAAGGTGCTCAGGAAGCGTGCAAAGCAATGCATGAGGAGGATGCAGAGCAAGGTGCTCACAAAGCATGCAAAGCAATGCATGAGGAGGATGCAGAGCAAGGTGCTCAGGAAGTGTGCAAAGCAATGCATGAAGAGGATGCAAAGCAAGGTGAGTGACTGAGACGAGTGCACAAGGAGCAAAGCAAGGTTCGTGACAAGGCGCTCACAAGGGACGTGCAAAGCAAGAAATGCACAGGGGGCTTGTGGAGCAAAGCGCACATGACAAGAGCCATGCAGAGCAAAGGGTGCTCAAGAAGTGCACAAAGCAAGGCGTGAAGAGGACACAAAGCAAAGCACGCAGCACAAGGTGTGCACGAGGGGCATGCAAAGCCCAAGCAGTGTGCAAAGCAAGGCGTGAGGTTGCAAAGCAAGGCGTGCANNNNNNNNNNNNNNNNNNNNNNNNNNNNNNNNNNNNNNNNNNNNNNNNNNNNNNNNNNNNNNNNNNNNNNNNNNNNNNNNNNNNNNNNNNNNNNNNNNNNNNNNNNNNNNNNNNNNNNNNNNNNNNNNNNNNNNNNNNNNNNNNNNNNNNNNNNNNNNNNNNNNNNNNNNNNNNNNNNNNNNNNNNNNNNNNNNNNNNNNNNNNNNNNNNNNNNNNNNNNNNNNNNNNNNNNNNNNNNNNNNNNNNNNNNNNNNNNNNNNNNNNNNNNNNNNNNNNNNNNNNNNNNNNNNNNNNNNNNNNNNNNNNNNNNNNNNNNNNNNNNNNNNNNNNNNNNNNNNNNNNNNNNNNNNNNNNNNNNNNNNNNNNNNNNNNNNNNNNNNNNNNNNNNNNNNNNNNNNNNNNNNNNNNNNNNNNNNNNNNNNNNNNNNNNNNNNNNNNNNNNNNNNNNNNNNNNNNNNNNNNNNNNNNNNNNNNNNNNNNNNNNNNNNNNNNNNNNNNNNNNNNNNNNNNNNNNNNNNNNNNNNNNNNNNNNNNNNNNNNNNNNNNNNNNNNNNNNNNNNNNNNNNNNNNNNNNNNNNNNNNNNNNNNNNNNNNNNNNNNNNNNNNNNNNNNNNNNNNNNNNNNNNNNNNNNNNNNNNNNNNNNNNNNNNNNNNNNNNNNNNNNNNNNNNNNNNNNNNNNNNNNNNNNNNNNNNNNNNNNNNNNNNNNNNNNNNNNNNNNNNNNNNNNNNNNNNNNNNNNNNNNNNNNNNNNNNNNNNNNNNNNNNNNNNNNNNNNNNNNNNNNNNNNNNNNNNNNNNNNNNNNNNNNNNNNNNNNNNNNNNNNNNNNNNNNNNNNNNNNNNNNNNNNNNNNNNNNNNNNNNNNNNNNNNNNNNNNNNNNNNNNNNNNNNNNNNNNNNNNNNNNNNNNNNNNNNNNNNNNNNNNNNNNNNNNNNNNNNNNNNNNNNNNNNNNNNNNNNNNNNNNNNNNNNNNNNNNNNNNNNNNNNNNNNNNNNNNNNNNNNNNNNNNNNNNNNNNNNNNNNNNNNNNNNNNNNNNNNNNNNNNNNNNNNNNNNNNNNNNNNNNNNNNNNNNNNNNNNNNNNNNNNNNNNNNNNNNNNNNNNNNNNNNNNNNNNNNNNNNNNNNNNNNNNNNNNNNNNNNNNNNNNNNNNNNNNNNNNNNNNNNNNNNNNNNNNNNNNNNNNNNNNNNNNNNNNNNNNNNNNNNNNNNNNNNNNNNNNNNNNNNNNNNNNNNNNNNNNNNNNNNNNNNNNNNNNNNNNNNNNNNNNNNNNNNNNNNNNNNNNNNNNNNNNNNNNNNNNNNNNNNNNNNNNNNNNNNNNNNNNNNNNNNNNNNNNNNNNNNNNNNNNNNNNNNNNNNNNNNNNNNNNNNNNNNNNNNNNNNNNNNNNNNNNNNNNNNNNNNNNNNNNNNNNNNNNNNNNNNNNNNNNNNNNNNNNNNNNNNNNNNNNNNNNNNNNNNNNNNNNNNNNNNNNNNNNNNNNNNNNNNNNNNNNNNNNNNNNNNNNNNNNNNNNNNNNNNNNNNNNNNNNNNNNNNNNNNNNNNNNNNNNNNNNNNNNNNNNNNNNNNNNNNNNNNNNNNNNNNNNNNNTGCACGCAAAGCAAAGCGTGAGGACGATGCAAAGCAAGGCATGCAAGCAAAGCAAGTCTGAGGGCGACGCAGAGCAGAGCATGCAGCAGGAGCTCACAGAGCAGAGCGCGACCTGCAGCGTggttcccctccctccccccccggCCCCGTACCGGCGTCAGCATCTGCAGGTTCTCGGCGAAGTTGCCCAGGAAGGCCATGATGGCCATGCGCTGCGGCAGCCGCTCCACTTTGCTGAAGTGCAGCATGAAGCGGTCCTCGGCCGACAGCTCCTCCAGCGGCTTCCGCTCGCGCTCGTACTGCCGCAGCGCCTTCACCTCCGCCTCCGTGGGCACGAAGCGCATCAGGCACTCCACGAAATCCACGGGCAGCGTCGCCAGGTCGAAGCTGCAGCCCAACGAGGAGCCACGGTGGGAGCCGGCACCGGGACGGGGCCGCTCTGCAATGCTGAGCCCGCCGGGCACCAACCAACCCCACTGCATTGCAACTGACCCCACTCTGCACCAAGCAACCCCACTGCATTGCAGCTGACCCCACTGCATTGCAACTGACCCCATTGCAACTGACCCCACTGCATTGCAGCTGACCCCATTGCAACTGACCCCGCTGTGCACCCCGACCCCACTGCACTGCAACTGATTCCACTCTGCACCAACCGACCCCACTGCATTGCAGCCGACCCT contains:
- the ATG101 gene encoding autophagy-related protein 101 — translated: MRTPNPDALHPRSSTSRGPRSRAAAMNCRAEVLEVSVEGRQVEEAMLAVLHTVLLHRSTGKFHYKKEGTYSIGTVGTQDVDCDFIDFAYVRVSSEELDRALRKAVGEFKDALRSSGSDGMGQISLEFYQKKKSRWPFSDECIPWELWTIKVNVVNLANEQERQICREKVGEKLCEKIINIVEVMNRHEYLPKMPTQSEVDNVFDTSLKDVQPYLYKISYQITDTLGTSVTTTMRRLIKDTLAL